Proteins co-encoded in one Aspergillus flavus chromosome 2, complete sequence genomic window:
- a CDS encoding heterokaryon incompatibility protein-domain-containing protein, whose translation MGSNNEGRVGVYSSAHFIPRFQPAVPPVLERLRPRRRSRAPVPQKRSHTTFPYEPLDPAKHEIRLFELWPGKPGSKVVGRLFHVSLDENPSFEALSYTWGPPKPTYNISINGYKAFPVQRNLRKALDDLRQPDKPRVLWTDAICINQGSKEEKEHQIKLMGSIYSRAQVVCSWLDHSVRPMDVSFDDLARLGKEIQIDDYDASHWYPVADIFRNPYWRRLWVQQELILAKEINIYCQRDVFDGQQLLEFQQRVNDDSFFKKIGEAGRLSKYIDRGRTPHQMLGSNILHARANRLLGSKLHHQQSSDGVTRFEVTGRYLGSSLLQLFFQTAGLNMTDPRDRVYGILGLALDIDESKVRVDYDAPVIEIHLQVFSLFIERHKSIDFLCFLGKGLHHAASRGDDFPTWVPHDSVNWGAVNASRACGSMTARNASIDLESRILYVQGLLVDTIEWIGPEEEFHELPILEWYRTLEEYCRRLWPEGAGHEPLYEREDVTMLLRDWVSEKRYRQFYQHGLERPTHETTVALLRAIRVVAEQVDQDRLTLYDLAYRPRIDFLTEYQFMCRELLSLLVASVFVGTERRRLGTLSRSVGTIEPGDQVWVLHGCRMPMVLRPVPGKKARFTVIGPAIFPGLMRGEAMSNGEAELKSTVVKLE comes from the coding sequence ATGGGCTCGAACAACGAGGGCCGAGTTGGTGTTTATAGCAGCGCTCATTTTATACCTCGGTTCCAACCCGCCGTCCCACCGGTTTTGGAGCGCCTACGACCGAGGAGACGATCCCGAGCTCCAGTACCACAGAAGAGATCACATACCACGTTTCCATACGAACCTCTGGACCCTGCGAAGCATGAAATCAGACTATTTGAACTCTGGCCAGGAAAGCCCGGTAGCAAGGTGGTCGGGCGCCTCTTCCACGTCTCCTTGGATGAAAACCCCAGCTTCGAAGCCTTGAGCTACACTTGGGGGCCACCTAAACCAACTTATAACATCTCCATTAATGGATACAAGGCATTTCCTGTGCAGCGGAACCTGAGGAAGGCATTGGACGATCTGCGCCAGCCTGACAAGCCTCGTGTTCTCTGGACGGATGCCATATGTATCAATCAGGGAagcaaggaggaaaaggaacaccAGATCAAGCTGATGGGGAGCATCTACTCAAGAGCACAGGTTGTCTGCTCTTGGCTCGATCACAGCGTGCGGCCAATGGATGTCTCGTTCGATGACCTTGCACGTCTCGGCAAGGAAATTCAGATTGATGACTATGATGCGTCCCACTGGTATCCGGTTGCCGATATTTTTCGGAATCCATACTGGCGAAGGCTGTGGGTCCAGCAGGAGCTCATCCTGgccaaagaaatcaacataTATTGCCAGCGGGATGTCTTTGATGGGCAACAGCTCCTAGAGTTTCAACAAAGAGTTAATGATGACTCGTTCTTCAAGAAAATAGGTGAAGCGGGGAGGCTCTCTAAGTACATAGACAGGGGAAGGACGCCTCATCAGATGCTGGGCAGTAATATTCTTCATGCGAGGGCCAACAGGCTTCTGGGGAGCAAACTCCACCATCAACAGAGTAGTGATGGAGTGACGCGTTTCGAGGTCACCGGAAGATACTTAGGCTCATCACTTCTGCAGCTATTTTTTCAGACAGCTGGTTTGAACATGACGGACCCTCGAGATCGGGTTTACGGCATTCTAGGGCTTGCTTTGGATATCGACGAGAGCAAGGTGAGGGTCGACTACGATGCACCTGTCATCGAGATCCACTTGCAGGTTTTCAGTCTCTTCATAGAGAGACACAAGAGTATCGACTTCTTATGTTTCTTGGGTAAGGGGCTGCATCATGCTGCCTCCCGAGGTGATGACTTCCCAACCTGGGTGCCGCACGATTCTGTCAACTGGGGCGCAGTCAATGCAAGCCGGGCCTGTGGCTCTATGACAGCAAGAAACGCCTCCATTGACTTGGAGAGTCGGATCCTCTATGTCCAAGGTCTCTTGGTAGACACAATCGAATGGATTGGACCAGAGGAGGAGTTTCACGAGCTGCCCATACTTGAGTGGTACCGAACCCTGGAAGAGTACTGCCGAAGACTCTGGCCAGAAGGTGCTGGCCACGAACCACTGTACGAAAGGGAGGATGTGACTATGCTCCTACGCGATTGGGTTTCGGAGAAGAGGTATCGCCAATTTTATCAACATGGACTTGAGAGGCCGACGCACGAGACAACGGTCGCGCTACTCCGTGCCATACGCGTAGTAGCGGAGCAGGTTGATCAGGACAGGCTGACACTCTACGACCTTGCTTACAGGCCGAGAATTGACTTTCTGACGGAATACCAGTTTATGTGCAGGGAGCTTTTGAGCCTACTCGTAGCATCCGTGTTCGTCGGGACTGAACGCCGGCGGCTCGGGACTTTAAGCAGAAGCGTTGGGACAATAGAACCGGGGGACCAGGTTTGGGTCCTCCATGGGTGTCGAATGCCTATGGTTCTTCGACCAGTCCCTGGCAAGAAGGCCCGGTTCACAGTCATCGGACCGGCCATCTTTCCGGGGCTGATGCGCGGGGAGGCAATGTCAAATGGAGAAGCTGAGCTGAAGAGCACTGTAGTTAAGCTTGAATAG
- a CDS encoding endochitinase 1, with translation MKTFFFLLWGLACFASAALIPHANDKHDTSKPENGYISVAYFASWAIYNDHYPQHIPADKLTHVLYAFANLTETGEVRLWDQWADYDKLFPGDPEERDMANIYGCVRQLGLLKKKNRHLKVLLSIGGYTNSQSWAGILNVEANRKNFAESAVKLMHDVGFDGLDIDWEYPKEDSAKDMVSLLKEVREELDRCSKEHANGNHFLLTIACSAGASNYKVLPMSEMDQYLDFWNLMAYDYVGSWANTTGHAANLYPNTSNPETTPANTDDAIRYYTSNGVPAEKIVLGMPLYGRSFINTTGLGQPYVEVGTGMGDPGIWHYKVLPLANAKVVELPRTGASYSYDEKNKMYVSYDTVNMTKVKAGYIKMKGLAGGMWWETSMDRVGENSLIGTLVKELGGTGALNKTENYIDFSWSKYANVKNGFKEDEKS, from the exons ATGAaaactttcttcttccttctctggGGCCTCGCGTGCTTCGCTAGTGCTGCCCTCATCCCGCATGCAAACGATAAACATGATACTTCTAAGCCGGAGAATGGATATATATCCGTTGCCTACTTCGCAAGTTGG GCCATATACAATGACCACTATCCGCAGCATATCCCCGCCGACAAACTCACCCACGTCCTCTACGCTTTTGCGAACCTCACTGAAACTGGTGAGGTTAGGTTATGGGATCAGTGGGCTGACTATGATAAACTCTTCCCCGGCGACCCAGAGGAAAGAGATATGGCCAATATCTACGGATGCGTCAGACAATTGGGTCTcctaaagaaaaagaacagacaTCTAAAAGTCCTTCTTTCAATCGGCGGGTACACAAACTCACAAAGTTGGGCTGGGATTCTCAATGTTGAGGCGAACCGAAAGAACTTCGCTGAGTCGGCGGTCAAGTTGATGCATGACGTGGGGTTTGATGGGCTGGACATCGATTGGGAG TATCCCAAAGAAGACAGTGCAAAAGATATGGTGTCTCTCCTGAAGGAAGTAAGAGAG GAACTAGACAGATGTAGCAAAGAGCATGCGAATGGAAATCATTTCCTCCTAACAATCGCCTGCTCAGCCG GTGCGTCCAACTATAAGGTTCTTCCGATGTCTGAGATGGATCAATATCTCGATTTTTGGAATTTGATGGCATACGACTACGTCGGCAGTTGGGCGAATACAACCGGCCACGCAGCTAATCTCTATCCCAACACCTCTAATCCCGAAACCACACCCGCTAATACAGATGATGCTATAAGATACTATACCTCTAATGGTGTACCAGCCGAGAAGATTGTCCTCGGTATGCCGCTTTACGGCCGCTCATTTATCAACACTACCGGACTAGGGCAACCCTATGTTGAGGTTGGGACGGGCATGGGCGATCCAGGAATTTGGCATTACAAGGTTTTGCCGTTGGCTAACGCAAAAGTTGTTGAGTTACCAAGGACAGGAGCCAGCTATAGTTACGATGAGAAAAACAAGATGTATGTTTCCTACGATACGGTGAACATGACCAAGGTCAAGGCGGGATATATCAAAATGAAAGGCCTCGCAGGTGGGATGTGGTGGGAGACCAGTATGGATAGAGTAGGGGAAAACAGCCTTATTGGCACG CTTGTTAAAGAACTCGGTGGCACTGGTGCTTTGAATAAAACCGAAAACTATATCGATTTCTCCTGGTCGAAATACGCAAATGTCAAGAATGGATTtaaagaagatgagaaatcATAA
- a CDS encoding arrestin or S-antigen, N-terminal domain protein (unnamed protein product), whose product MTSFVTRSSSTLESLTQSRPKVNIELAGQTEGLVNSYTTKDRIEGTAVITVDHDTRFDEVEITFEGTSRTSVERVAMPGRTGAYQTFLRLRQPIEDSAYPMPRVLEAGRTYKFPFTFVVPDRLLPHVCSHAKTNAHVERSHTLLPPSLGDPMLANDGKSLLNDLAPDMCRISYLIRVSVQRKPENAPSKALASVGKKVRIIPAVDEEPPLNITDDDSYCVRKEKDVKRGFMRGKLGRLVVASSQPKPVQLCPPNSEATDSVSTAATVHLRFDPVGNEEPPRLGTIWSKLRASSLFSAEPWGDYPSPRNVPWAQIGQGCYTETVPLSTMCVASAHWTKHTSPRGLSRCDSMESTSSSESLTGPSASFTGETYYTASVVVPITLPKTKAFVPTFHSCLISRIYCLELSLSYHTPNANILTPTATLKIPIQLTSRARSDAKTKDSEHEITQHEVNAEFFSPRSVAPPTLVQVAPPEYSENQGPILPPDRSIDLMSTARVPRVHAGSVGTAF is encoded by the exons ATGACCTCATTTGTCACTCGTAGCTCCAGCACGTTGGAGTCCTTGACGCAGTCGCGTCCGAAGGTCAACATCGAACTCGCCGGACAGACCGAAGGCCTTGTCAATTCATATACCACCAAGGATCGCATTGAAGGGACGGCAGTGATAACGGTAGACCATGATACTCGTTTTGATGAGGTTGAGATCACCTTTGAGG GGACATCGAGAACTTCCGTGGAGCGTGTAGCGATGCCAGGACGTACAGGTGCTTACCAGACATTCCTCCGACTTCGCCAGCCGATTGAGGATTCTGCCTACCCCATGCCCCGTGTGCTGGAGGCCGGACGCACTTACAAGTTTCCGTTCACATTTGTCGTACCCGATCGTCTGCTGCCACATGTATGTAGCCATGCAAAGACGAACGCCCATGTCGAACGCTCTCACACCCTGCTCCCACCTTCTCTCGGAGACCCCATGTTGGCCAATGATGGCAAGTCACTCTTGAATGATCTAGCCCCAGATATGTGCCGGATATCATATTTGATCCGTGTTAGCGTGCAACGCAAGCCAGAAAATGCCCCGTCGAAGGCCTTGGCTTCGGTAGGAAAGAAGGTGCGGATCATTCCAGCCGTCGATGAGGAGCCACCTTTGAACATCACGGACGACGACAGCTACTGCGTTCGGAAGGAGAAAGACGTCAAGCGCGGTTTCATGAGAGGCAAGTTGGGCCGACTAGTCGTCGCCTCGTCGCAGCCCAAGCCTGTGCAACTGTGCCCACCAAACAGCGAGGCCACTGATTCGGTCAGCACCGCTGCCACAGTGCACCTACGATTCGATCCCGTGGGCAATGAGGAACCTCCCCGCCTGGGCACGATCTGGAGTAAGCTCCGAGCGTCCAGTCTGTTCAGCGCTGAACCCTGGGGTGATTACCCTTCCCCCCGAAATGTGCCCTGGGCACAGATAGGTCAAGGGTGTTACACCGAGACGGTCCCTCTTTCCACCATGTGCGTGGCGTCTGCACACTGGACGAAGCATACTAGCCCCAGGGGCCTCAGTCGCTGCGACTCGATGGagtcaacatcatcctcggaaTCTCTAACCGGTCCATCGGCGTCTTTCACTGGAGAGACCTACTATACCGCATCGGTGGTCGTGCCCATCACTCTTCCCAAGACGAAAGCATTCGTTCCGACCTTCCACTCGTGTCTGATCTCTCGCATATATTGCCTCGAACTCAGCCTCTCTTACCATACTCCAAACGCCAATATCCTGACCCCAACGGCAACGCTCAAGATCCCAATCCAGCTTACAAGCCGGGCCCGGTCCGACGCAAAGACAAAGGATTCTGAGCATGAGATCACCCAGCATGAAGTTAATGCAGAGTTTTTCAGTCCCCGCAGCGTCGCACCCCCGACACTGGTCCAGGTAGCGCCACCAGAGTATTCGGAGAACCAAGGCCCAATTCTGCCTCCTGACCGTTCGATCGATTTGATGTCTACTGCCCGTGTCCCCAGGGTTCATGCTGGAAGTGTGGGGACTGCTTTTTAA
- a CDS encoding putative nuclear mRNA splicing factor, giving the protein MATTSHMFMYSLTIQPPTAVTQAILGQFAGTKEQQIVTASGSKLTIHRPDPTQGKVTPLFSQDVFGIIRSLAAFRLAGSNKDYIIIGSDSGRITIIEYVPSQNRFNRIHLETFGKSGVRRVIPGQYLAVDPKGRACLIASVEKNKLVYVLNRNSQAELTISSPLEAHKPQTLVFAMSALDVGYENPIFAALEVDYSESDQDPTGQAYEEAEKLLVYYELDLGLNHVVRKWADPVDRTSSMLFQVPGGADGPSGVLVCAEDSVTYRHSNQDAFRVPIPRRSGPTENPERKRFITAGVMHKMRGAFFFLLQTEDGDLFKLNIDMVEDDNGQLTGEVKRLKIKYFDTVPVASSLLILKSGFLYVASEAGNHHFYQFEKLGDDDEEIEFSSENFSADPSVPLEPIYFRPRSAENLNLVETINSLNPLIDSKVANLSEEDAPQIYTISGTGARSTFRTLKHGLEVSEIVDSELPSVPSAVWTTKLTRADEFDAYIILSFANGTLVLSIGETVEEVTDTGFLSSAPTLAVQQLGEDSLIQIHPRGIRHIMADRRVNEWPAPQHRSIVAAATNERQVAVALSSGEIVYFEMDADGTLAEYDERRQMSGTVTCLSLGEVPEGRVRSSFLAVGCDDSTVRILSLDPDSTLENKSVQALTAAPSALNIMSMSDSSSGGTTLYLHIGLYSGVYLRTVLDEVTGELSDTRTRFLGSKPVKLFQVSVKGQTAVLALSSRPWLGYSDIQTKGFMLTPLDYVPLEWGWNFSSEQCLEGMVGIQGQNLRIFSIEKLDNNMLQQSISLAYTPRRFLKHPEQPLFYVIESDNNVLSPSTRAKLLEDSKARTGDETVLPPEEFGYPRGSGHWASCIQVVDPVHAKAVVSTIELEENEAAVSVAAVPFTSQDDETFLVVGTAKDMNVNPPSSAGGYIHIYRFQEDGRELEFIHKTKVEEPPLALLGFQGRLVAGIGPMLRIYDLGMKQLLRKCNAQVVPKTIVGLQTQGSRIVVSDVRESVTYVVYKYQENVLIPFVDDSVSRWTTSTTMVDYETTAGGDKFGNIWMLRCPKKISEQADEDGSGAHLIHERGYLHGTPNRLELMIHVYTQDIPTTLHKTQLVAGGRDILVWSGFHGTIGMLVPFVSREDVDFFQNLEMQLAAQNPPLAGRDHLIYRSYYAPVKGVIDGDLCETYFLLPNDTKMMIAAELDRSVREIERKISVCFTRYHAM; this is encoded by the exons ATTACATCATCATTGGTTCCGACTCTGGACGCATCACTATCATTGAGTATGTGCCATCCCAGAATCGGTTCAACCGTATTCACCTGGAGACGTTTGGCAAATCCGGTGTCCGTCGTGTGATCCCCGGCCAATATCTGGCGGTTGATCCGAAAGGCAGAGCTTGTCTCATTGCATCTGTGGAGAAGAATAAGCTTGTTTACGTTCTGAATCGGAACTCGCAGGCCGAGTTGACGATATCTTCGCCGCTTGAAGCACACAAGCCACAGACACTGGTCTTTGCGATGTCCGCATTGGATGTAGGGTATGAAAACCCGATCTTCGCGGCTCTTGAGGTGGACTACTCCGAGTCTGATCAGGATCCTACGGGTCAGGCGTAcgaagaagccgagaagCTTCTAGTATACTACGAACTGGACCTTGGACTGAATCACGTCGTGCGTAAGTGGGCGGACCCTGTCGATCGCACGTCGTCGATGCTCTTCCAGGTGCCTGGAGGTGCCGATGGCCCTAGCGGAGTCCTGGTTTGTGCTGAGGACAGTGTCACCTACCGACACTCAAACCAAGATGCCTTCAGGGTACCCATCCCCCGGCGTAGTGGTCCAACAGAAAACCCTGAACGTAAACGCTTTATCACGGCCGGTGTGATGCATAAGATGAGGggtgccttctttttcctcctccagaCTGAAGACGGCGATCTCTTCAAGCTCAACATCGACATGGTTGAAGACGACAATGGTCAATTGACTGGCGAAGTAAAGAGACTGAAGATCAAGTACTTCGACACGGTTCCAGTCGCATCGAGCCTGTTGATCCTTAAGAGTGGTTTCCTGTATGTTGCCAGTGAGGCAGGAAATCACCACTTCTACCAATTCGAGAAACTcggtgacgatgacgaggaaatcGAATTTAGCAGTGAAAACTTTTCTGCGGATCCTTCTGTCCCACTTGAGCCTATATATTTCCGACCTCGAAGTGCAGAAAATCTGAATCTCGTTGAAACTATCAATTCCCTGAATCCGTTGATTGATAGCAAGGTTGCAAATCTTTCCGAAGAAGATGCGCCTCAGATTTATACTATCTCTGGAACGGGTGCTCGTAGCACGTTCAGAACGCTCAAGCACGGCTTGGAGGTGTCTGAGATCGTCGACTCGGAACTCCCCAGTGTGCCTTCGGCTGTTTGGACTACTAAACTCACTCGGGCTGATGAGTTTGATGCCTACATTATCCTTTCCTTCGCGAATGGCACTCTTGTTCTCAGTATCGGTGAAACCGTGGAGGAAGTGACTGATACTGGCTTTCTGTCATCTGCCCCTACTCTCGCCGTTCAACAGCTTGGGGAGGATTCTTTAATTCAAATTCACCCTCGAGGCATTCGTCATATTATGGCCGATCGTCGAGTGAATGAGTGGCCTGCACCTCAGCATCGGTCCATCGTGGCAGCCGCGACAAACGAGCGCCAAGTCGCGGTGGCACTGAGCTCGGGAGAGATCGTGTACTTTGAGATGGATGCTGATGGAACCCTTGCTGAATACGACGAACGGCGCCAGATGTCCGGTACTGTGACATGTCTCAGCCTTGGGGAGGTTCCTGAAGGTCGTGTTCGGAGCTCGTTTTTGGCTGTGGGATGTGACGACTCCACAGTCCGAATTCTGAGCTTGGACCCTGATTCCACCTTGGAAAACAAGTCTGTCCAGGCCCTTACTGCAGCCCCGTCCGCCTTGAACATCATGTCCATGTCTGATTCCAGCTCGGGCGGGACGACACTCTATCTTCACATTGGTCTGTACTCTGGTGTTTACCTTCGAACAGTATTGGATGAGGTGACCGGTGAACTTTCCGATACGCGCACACGTTTCCTGGGCTCGAAGCCCGTCAAGTTATTCCAGGTCTCTGTTAAAGGGCAAACCGCTGTTCTGGCTCTGAGCTCACGTCCTTGGCTGGGCTATTCAGACATTCAGACAAAGGGCTTCATGCTTACTCCATTGGATTATGTTCCACTTGAATGGGGTTGGAACTTCTCGAGTGAACAGTGCCTGGAAGGCATGGTTGGTATTCAAGGCCAAAACCTGAG gatcttctccatcgaAAAGCTTGACAACAACATGCTCCAGCAGTCTATTTCTCTCGCTTACACGCCCCGCCGTTTCTTGAAACACCCCGAGCAACCACTTTTTTATGTCATTGAATCAGACAATAATGTTCTATCGCCATCCACTAGAGCTAAACTACTAGAGGATTCCAAGGCACGTACCGGTGACGAAACCGTGCTACCCCCCGAAGAATTTGGATATCCGCGGGGCTCTGGTCACTGGGCCTCGTGTATACAGGTTGTCGACCCAGTGCACGCCAAAGCTGTTGTCTCGACAATTGAGCTTGAGGAAAATGAGGCTGCTGTCAGTGTTGCGGCTGTTCCTTTCACCAGTCAGGACGATGAGACTTTCCTCGTTGTGGGAACAGCGAAAGACATGAATGTCAACCCTCCGTCATCCGCCGGAGGTTACATCCATATTTACAGGTTccaagaagatggaagagagCTCGAGTTCATCCACAAGACCAAGGTCGAAGAACCTCCACTCGCTCTTCTTGGTTTCCAAGGTCGCCTGGTTGCTGGTATTGGCCCAATGCTCCGGATCTATGACTTGGGAATGAAACAACTTCTCAGGAAATGTAATGCCCAAGTAGTTCCGAAGACAATTGTGGGCCTCCAGACGCAAGGCAGCAGGATCGTCGTTAGTGACGTTCGTGAGAGTGTTACGTATGTTGTGTACAAGTATCAGGAAAATGTTTTGATTCCGTTTGTGGACGACTCTGTTTCTCGCTGGACAACATCCACAACGATGGTTGATTATGAGACCACTGCTGGTGGTGACAAGTTTGGTAATATATGGATGCTGCGGTGTCCTAAGAAGATATCCGAACAGGCTGATGAGGATGGATCAGGCGCACATTTGATCCACGAACGTGGTTATCTCCACGGTACGCCCAACCGTCTGGAGCTGATGATCCATGTTTACACTCAAGACATTCCGACCACCTTGCACAAGACTCAGCTTGTAGCCGGTGGGCGAGACATCCTCGTCTGGTCCGGTTTCCACGGTACTATTGGAATGCTGGTGCCTTTTGTCAGCCGAGAGGACGTCGACTTCTTCCAAAACCTGGAGATGCAATTGGCAGCACAGAACCCTCCTCTTGCTGGACGGGACCACCTCATTTACCGGAGTTACTATGCACCTGTCAAAGGCGTCATTGACGGTGACTTATGTGAGACGTATTTCTTATTACCTAATGACacgaagatgatgattgCCGCGGAACTTGACCGTTCAGTGCGAGAAATTGAACGGAAGATTTCGGTATGTTTTACTCGATACCATGCTATGTGA